One genomic segment of bacterium includes these proteins:
- a CDS encoding VIT1/CCC1 transporter family protein — translation MSRPAPALHRDEAVARVLAAWRGEIQARLAYELLAARERDPNKAKVLRRMAEGERSHRERLEARLKELGAAVPDPASVRLPLWTRLQILLAATEKVLAWRESLENDEVADTYGRPTGDAATDRLFAEIRRDERAHSLAADEMRSGAVAGVETPEGHLKRILGRERWHQSGSSWISGAVYGANDGLGAVFGIVAGVSGATGGSSFVLTAGLAGAVASALSMAVGAFLAERSSSEVAAANVAGERREIEENPEEERQEMSLFYQLKGLPERDADELAARLSATPETMLQTMVTEELGGSGEGGNPIQAGIAAGVSTGLGAFIPVLPFFWLHGTPAVLWAAMISLVAHFLVGAAKSLFTLRSWWSSGLEMTAAGLIVGGATYALGVVFKVST, via the coding sequence ATGAGCCGGCCCGCTCCGGCCCTCCACCGTGACGAGGCGGTGGCGCGCGTGCTCGCCGCCTGGCGCGGCGAGATCCAAGCTCGCCTGGCGTACGAGCTGCTCGCGGCGCGGGAGCGCGATCCCAACAAGGCCAAGGTGCTGCGGCGGATGGCGGAGGGCGAGCGCTCCCACCGCGAGCGCCTCGAGGCGCGCCTCAAAGAGCTCGGCGCGGCCGTGCCCGATCCGGCCTCGGTGCGCCTTCCCCTGTGGACGCGTCTACAGATCCTCCTCGCGGCGACGGAAAAGGTCTTGGCGTGGCGCGAATCGCTCGAGAACGACGAAGTCGCAGACACCTACGGCCGCCCGACCGGCGACGCCGCGACGGATCGTTTGTTCGCGGAGATTCGCCGGGATGAACGCGCGCACTCACTGGCCGCGGACGAGATGCGGTCCGGCGCCGTGGCCGGGGTCGAGACACCGGAAGGACACCTCAAGCGGATCCTCGGCCGCGAGCGCTGGCACCAGTCGGGATCCAGCTGGATCTCGGGTGCCGTCTACGGCGCGAACGACGGGCTCGGCGCGGTCTTCGGGATCGTGGCGGGGGTCTCCGGCGCGACGGGCGGGTCGAGCTTCGTGCTCACGGCCGGTCTGGCCGGCGCGGTGGCCTCGGCGCTGTCCATGGCGGTCGGTGCTTTCCTCGCCGAACGGTCGTCGTCCGAAGTGGCCGCGGCCAACGTCGCCGGAGAGCGCCGGGAGATCGAGGAGAATCCCGAGGAAGAACGGCAGGAGATGTCGCTGTTCTATCAGTTGAAAGGCCTGCCGGAGCGCGACGCGGATGAGCTCGCGGCGCGCCTGAGCGCGACTCCGGAGACGATGCTCCAGACGATGGTGACGGAGGAATTGGGGGGAAGCGGTGAGGGCGGCAATCCCATTCAGGCCGGCATCGCGGCCGGAGTGAGCACCGGGCTCGGGGCGTTCATCCCGGTGCTGCCGTTCTTCTGGCTGCACGGCACCCCGGCGGTCCTGTGGGCGGCGATGATCTCGCTCGTCGCCCACTTCCTGGTCGGCGCGGCGAAGTCGCTGTTCACCCTCCGCAGTTGGTGGTCGTCCGGCCTCGAGATGACGGCGGCGGGCTTGATCGTCGGCGGCGCGACCTACGCGCTCGGCGTGGTGTTCAAAGTATCCACCTGA
- a CDS encoding FAD-dependent oxidoreductase: protein MRYKYAIVGGGMTADAAIEGIRQVDPSGSIALIGSETHPPYNRPPLTKALWTGKPLDSIWRRTNRQGVELRLGRTVAGLDLRQRRVTDDQGTAYEWDKLLLATGGTPRRLDGPDQGGRVIYYRALDDYTRLRALTEHGERFAVIGAGFIGSEITAALAMNNKRAVLLFPSEGIGGRVYPPDLSRFLNEFYREKGVDVQPGQRIAAVEAAGDKTRVRTQSGLDLLVDGVVAGLGIEPNAGLARAASLETKDGVIVDELLRTSHPDVYAAGDVAAFHNPALGRRIRVEHEDNANTMGRAAGRNMAGEAGPYHHLPFFYSDLFDLGYEAVGDLDSRLETFADWKQPNREGVVYYLQQGRVRGVLLWNTWNQVEAARRLIAEPGPFGPADLKSRLPERT, encoded by the coding sequence ATGCGGTACAAGTACGCCATCGTGGGCGGCGGCATGACGGCGGATGCCGCGATCGAGGGCATTCGTCAGGTCGATCCGTCCGGCTCCATCGCGCTCATCGGGTCCGAGACACACCCGCCGTACAACCGTCCCCCACTGACCAAAGCGCTCTGGACAGGCAAGCCGCTCGACAGCATCTGGCGCCGCACGAACCGCCAGGGCGTGGAGTTGCGGCTCGGCCGGACCGTCGCGGGCCTCGACCTGCGGCAGCGGCGCGTGACCGACGATCAAGGGACGGCCTACGAGTGGGACAAGCTGCTGCTCGCGACGGGTGGGACCCCCCGGCGGCTCGATGGTCCGGATCAGGGCGGCCGCGTCATCTACTACCGGGCGCTCGATGACTACACGCGGCTTCGCGCGCTGACCGAGCACGGCGAGCGGTTTGCGGTCATCGGCGCGGGGTTCATCGGCTCGGAGATCACGGCCGCGCTCGCGATGAACAACAAGCGTGCCGTGCTGCTCTTCCCCAGCGAGGGCATCGGCGGGCGCGTCTATCCGCCGGATCTGTCGCGGTTCCTCAACGAGTTCTATCGCGAGAAAGGCGTCGACGTGCAGCCGGGGCAGCGGATCGCCGCCGTGGAAGCGGCAGGCGACAAGACGCGCGTCCGGACGCAGAGCGGGTTGGACCTCCTTGTCGACGGCGTCGTCGCGGGCCTCGGCATCGAGCCCAACGCCGGGTTGGCCCGCGCGGCCAGCCTCGAGACGAAGGACGGAGTGATCGTCGACGAGCTGCTGCGCACGAGCCATCCCGACGTGTACGCGGCCGGCGACGTCGCGGCGTTTCATAATCCCGCGCTCGGCCGGCGCATTCGCGTGGAACACGAGGACAATGCCAACACCATGGGCAGGGCCGCGGGGCGGAACATGGCCGGCGAAGCCGGCCCGTACCATCACCTGCCGTTCTTCTATTCCGATCTCTTCGACCTGGGCTACGAGGCAGTGGGGGACCTGGATTCGCGGCTCGAGACGTTTGCCGACTGGAAGCAGCCCAACCGGGAGGGCGTCGTGTACTACCTGCAGCAGGGCCGGGTTCGCGGAGTGCTGTTGTGGAACACCTGGAACCAGGTGGAGGCGGCGCGGCGGCTGATCGCGGAGCCGGGGCCGTTCGGGCCCGCGGATCTCAAGAGCCGGCTGCCGGAGCGGACATGA